In candidate division WOR-3 bacterium, the following are encoded in one genomic region:
- a CDS encoding phosphoribosylformylglycinamidine cyclo-ligase produces MLYKDAGVDIDSLNLLRKGIGKQVARTYLKNIKSAFGLFGAAYPLGKDYLISSVDSVGTKILVACGMGIHHTVGQDIVNHCINDILTTGARPLFFMDYIGFSEIENKTLLEIIKGVATACKKEKLILIGGETASLTRFYPKGIYDLVGFIVGIVNKKRYLDTSKIKTGDLLVGLESSGLHTNGYSLARKVLLRKFTFSSYIPELKCKLGEELLKIHTCYQRYVAPRFQSIKGIAHITGGGFFDNIKRILPAKCAAVINKNTWTPPPIFKIIKELGKVPDEEMYRVFNMGIGMVLVVDKKNLRKFKSPKVKLIGEIVKGDFGVKVV; encoded by the coding sequence ATGCTTTACAAAGACGCCGGTGTCGACATCGATTCTCTAAATCTCCTGCGTAAAGGAATCGGAAAACAGGTTGCAAGAACATACCTGAAGAATATCAAATCGGCATTCGGCCTCTTCGGAGCCGCATACCCGCTCGGTAAGGACTACTTGATCAGCAGTGTCGACAGCGTCGGCACAAAGATCCTCGTCGCCTGCGGTATGGGAATACACCACACCGTGGGTCAGGATATCGTCAACCACTGCATCAACGACATCCTGACCACCGGCGCACGGCCTCTTTTCTTTATGGACTACATCGGTTTCTCAGAGATTGAAAACAAAACACTTCTGGAAATCATCAAGGGGGTAGCCACCGCCTGTAAAAAAGAAAAGCTCATATTGATCGGAGGCGAAACCGCAAGTCTCACGAGATTCTATCCAAAAGGTATCTACGACCTCGTGGGATTCATCGTCGGTATCGTAAATAAAAAAAGGTATCTGGATACGTCAAAGATCAAAACGGGTGATCTGCTCGTCGGATTGGAATCTTCGGGGCTCCACACCAACGGGTACTCACTGGCGCGGAAAGTGCTTCTGAGAAAGTTTACCTTTTCTTCTTATATCCCTGAGCTGAAATGTAAACTCGGTGAAGAACTGCTGAAGATCCATACCTGTTATCAACGCTATGTTGCACCGAGATTCCAGTCGATTAAAGGAATAGCCCATATCACCGGCGGCGGTTTCTTCGACAACATAAAGCGGATTCTGCCGGCAAAGTGCGCCGCCGTAATAAACAAAAACACCTGGACCCCGCCGCCCATCTTCAAGATAATAAAAGAGCTCGGTAAAGTGCCTGACGAAGAGATGTATCGGGTGTTCAATATGGGTATCGGGATGGTACTGGTGGTTGATAAAAAAAACCTGCGGAAATTCAAATCTCCGAAGGTAAAACTTATCGGCGAAATCGTTAAAGGGGATTTCGGGGTGAAAGTCGTTTGA
- a CDS encoding formate--tetrahydrofolate ligase: MKSDLEIAQEATLVPIMDLAKRLDIDDDFVIPCGVFKAKISLQFYEKVKTAPDGKLVLVTAMTPTRYGEGKTTVSIGLSMALNKLGRSSIVTLREPSLGPVFGIKGGAAGGGYVQVLPMEDINLHFTGDIHAISAAHNLLSAVLDSHIHFGNRLKIDEREILFRRAMDMNDRSLRDIVVGLGGRPNGPAREDGFIITAASEVMAILALSQSLPELKERLGKILVSFDMEGNPIYAKDFGVHGAMAALLKDALKPNLVQTIDHTPAFIHCGPFANIAHGTCSIIAIKMAQKLCDFTVVEAGFGSDLGAEKFIDIVSRVGGFNVDGAVLVATIRALKLHGGAVKKTPQSGTTEELKKGFLNLEKHIDNLIKFGIKPVVALNVFEGDTDEEIKLVQEFCRDRDVKCAEVRAFSQGADGAVELAELVCESIRKNECCIRPIYDLEDTIEEKIEKVATQIYGAARVVYTPKAEKNIRRIKRLKFDKLPICIAKTNSSLSDNPALYGRPENFKITIRGINISSGAGFLVPLAGEVMLMPGLSKVPNAQRIDIDEQGRISGLS; encoded by the coding sequence ATGAAGAGTGATTTAGAAATTGCCCAGGAAGCCACGCTGGTGCCGATTATGGATCTGGCGAAAAGGCTTGATATTGACGACGATTTTGTTATTCCCTGTGGAGTTTTTAAAGCCAAAATATCACTTCAATTTTATGAAAAGGTTAAAACGGCGCCGGATGGTAAACTCGTGCTGGTAACCGCAATGACACCCACGCGATACGGCGAGGGCAAGACCACGGTTTCCATTGGATTGAGTATGGCGTTGAACAAGCTCGGCAGGAGTTCGATCGTGACTTTACGGGAGCCGTCCCTGGGACCGGTCTTTGGAATCAAAGGAGGCGCCGCCGGCGGCGGCTATGTGCAGGTTCTGCCGATGGAAGATATAAATCTGCATTTTACCGGTGACATCCACGCAATCAGTGCGGCTCATAATTTGCTCTCAGCCGTTCTCGACAGCCACATCCACTTCGGAAACAGATTGAAGATCGATGAACGCGAAATACTCTTCCGCCGGGCGATGGATATGAATGATCGAAGTTTGCGCGATATCGTCGTGGGATTGGGAGGCCGACCGAACGGCCCGGCGCGTGAAGACGGGTTTATCATCACTGCCGCCAGTGAGGTGATGGCGATTCTCGCTCTTTCGCAGTCTTTACCCGAATTGAAAGAACGGCTTGGAAAGATTCTGGTTTCATTTGATATGGAAGGCAACCCCATTTATGCAAAAGATTTCGGTGTGCACGGTGCAATGGCGGCGCTTTTAAAGGATGCGCTGAAACCGAACCTCGTGCAGACAATCGATCACACGCCGGCGTTTATTCATTGCGGACCGTTCGCCAATATCGCCCATGGCACCTGCAGTATCATCGCGATAAAGATGGCTCAGAAACTCTGTGATTTCACGGTTGTCGAAGCCGGCTTCGGTTCAGACCTCGGTGCGGAAAAATTTATTGATATCGTCTCACGGGTCGGCGGGTTTAATGTGGATGGTGCGGTGCTGGTGGCGACAATCAGGGCGTTGAAACTGCACGGCGGCGCTGTGAAGAAAACTCCGCAGTCAGGCACCACTGAAGAACTCAAAAAGGGATTTCTGAATCTGGAGAAGCACATCGACAACTTGATTAAATTCGGAATAAAACCCGTCGTCGCTCTGAATGTTTTTGAAGGTGATACCGACGAGGAGATCAAACTGGTCCAGGAATTTTGTAGGGATCGCGATGTAAAGTGTGCAGAGGTAAGGGCGTTTTCTCAGGGAGCGGACGGAGCTGTGGAACTTGCAGAACTCGTCTGCGAATCGATCCGGAAAAACGAATGCTGTATCCGTCCAATATATGATTTAGAGGATACCATCGAAGAGAAGATTGAAAAGGTGGCGACTCAGATATACGGTGCCGCGCGTGTTGTATACACTCCGAAGGCCGAGAAGAATATAAGACGAATAAAGAGATTGAAATTCGATAAACTGCCGATCTGTATTGCAAAGACCAACAGTTCTCTGTCGGATAATCCCGCATTATACGGCAGACCGGAAAATTTCAAGATCACCATCAGGGGAATCAATATCTCTTCAGGAGCGGGTTTTCTGGTACCTTTAGCCGGTGAAGTTATGCTGATGCCGGGATTGTCAAAGGTTCCGAACGCCCAGAGGATTGATATTGATGAGCAAGGAAGGATTTCAGGGTTGTCATAA